A single region of the Syngnathus acus chromosome 6, fSynAcu1.2, whole genome shotgun sequence genome encodes:
- the nox5 gene encoding NADPH oxidase 5 isoform X5, whose translation MSADEDARWLEWVTKQFESIAGDDKEIDLDEFKTALKVKESFFAERFFALFDSDGSSSISLDELLEALDLLIHGSETDKLRFLFQVYDVDGSGSIDPDELRTVLKSCLRESAISLPEEKLDDLTLALFESADKDRSGAITFEELKAELEDFPEVMENLTISAANWLKPPEAEQKKRQTPRYLTWAYWQNNSRKLLFLCGYACLSLALFVGAVLQHRHGSACYMLAKGCGQCLNFNCTFVMVLMLRRCLTWLRATWVVRVLPLDQNILLHQIVGYAIVGYTLVHTTAHIFNFAQLSQHSGFSVWEYLLTTRPGIGWVKGTASVTGVVLQVVICLMGLCSSTFVRRSGHFEVFYWSHLSYVWVWSLLMIHCANFWKWFVVPGLLFLLEKIIGIAVSRMGGLYIVEVNLLPSKVTHLVIKRPQFFQFKPGDYVYINIPVIAKYEWHPFTISSAPEQADSLWLHIRSMGQWTNRLYEYFRQPQTPAPSPRRLAASLRSRQMMKTQEESFSSAHADAAVASNEDNAVELIMYRHNGSRSGAASPAAAISLPLPVPSDDPGPAERGEAPPPREVDQVSAKFGENHRFCNIKCYVDGPYGTPTRQIFTSEHAVLIGAGIGITPFASILQSIMYRYRRRKQNCPNCNYSWCENIKDSEMKLRKVDFIWINRDQKSFEWFVSLLTKLEMDQADGEPEGRFLEMHMYMTSALCKNDMKAIGLQMALDLLAKKEKRDSITGLRTRTQPGRPEWAKVFQKIAEENKGKVHVFYCGSPALAKVIKAQCEHFGFNFYKEHF comes from the exons ATGAGCGCGGACGAGGATGCACGTTGGCTGGAGTGGGTGACCAAGCAGTTTGAGAGCATCGCCGGGGACGACAAGGAGATCGACCTGGATGAGTTCAAGACGGCTCTCAAAGTCAAAGAG TCTTTCTTCGCCGAGCGCTTCTTTGCGCTCTTCGACTCGGACGGGAGCAGTTCCATCAgcctggatgagcttctggagGCGCTGGACCTTCTCATCCACGGTAGCGAGACGGACAAGCTTAGGTTCCTCTTCCAGGTCTACGATGTGGATG GGAGCGGTTCTATCGATCCGGACGAACTGCGCACGGTTCTGAAGTCGTGCCTGCGCGAGAGCGCCATCTCTCTGCCGGAGGAGAAACTGGATGACCTGACGCTGGCACTGTTTGAGTCGGCCGACAAAGACCGCAGCGGCGCCATCACCTTTGAGGAGCTCAAAGCAGAACTGGAAGACTTCCCAGAGGTGATGGAGAACCTGACCATCAG CGCGGCAAACTGGCTCAAACCTCCGGAAGCGGAGCAGAAGAAGCGTCAGACCCCTCGCTACCTGACGTGGGCATATTGGCAAAACAACAGTCGCAAGCTCCTGTTCCTGTGCGGCTACGCTTGCCTCAGCCTGGCGCTCTTCGTCGGCGCCGTCCTGCAGCATCGCCACGGGAGCGCCTGCTACATGCTGGCCAAAGGATGCGGACAGTGCCTCAACTTCAACTGCACCTTTGTCATG GTCTTGATGCTGCGCCGCTGTCTCACGTGGTTGCGGGCCACCTGGGTGGTCCGGGTTCTGCCGTTGGACCAGAACATTCTCTTGCATCAGATTGTGGGTTACGCCATCGTCGGATACACGCTCGTGCACACCACCGCCCACATCTTCAACTTTG CTCAGCTCTCCCAGCATAGCGGATTCAGCGTGTGGGAGTACCTGCTGACCACGCGGCCCGGCATCGGCTGGGTGAAGGGCACGGCCTCTGTGACGGGCGTCGTCCTTCAGGTGGTCATCTGCCTCATGGGGCTCTGCTCCAGCACCTTCGTTCGACGCAGTGGACATTTTGAA GTGTTCTACTGGTCTCACTTGTCCTACGTGTGGGTGTGGTCACTGCTTATGATCCATTGCGCCAACTTCTGGAAGTGGTTTGTCGTTCCGGGTCTGCTCTTCCTGCTGGAGAAGATCATCGGAATCGCCGTGTCCCGTATGGGAGGTCTGTACATCGTGGAGGTCAACCTGCTGCCGTCCAAG GTGACTCATCTGGTCATCAAGCGTCCACAGTTCTTCCAATTCAAGCCGGGAGATTACGTGTACATCAACATTCCGGTCATCGCCAAGTACGAGTGGCACCCGTTCACCATCAGCAGCGCTCCGGAGCAAGCTG acagTCTGTGGCTGCACATCCGCTCCATGGGCCAGTGGACCAATCGTCTGTACGAGTATTTCCGCCAGCCGCAGACTCCGGCGCCGAGTCCCAGGAGGCTGGCGGCGAGCCTGCGGAGCAGACAGATGATGAAGACTCAG GAAGAGTCGTTCAGCTCGGCACACGCCGACGCTGCGGTGGCGTCCAACGAGGACAATGCAGTGGAGCTGATCATGTACCGTCACAACGGCTCCCGGAGCGGCGCCGCCtcccccgccgccgccatctcGCTGCCTCTTCCCGTCCCTTCGGACGATCCGGGCCCAGCGGAGAGAGGCGAGGCCCCGCCCCCGAGAGAGGTGGATCAA GTTTCTGCCAAGTTTGGCGAGAATCACCGCTTCTGCAACATCAAG TGCTACGTGGACGGACCCTACGGCACGCCCACCAGACAGATCTTTACGTCCGAGCACGCTGTTCTGATCGGGGCGGGCATCGGCATCACGCCTTTCGCCTCCATCCTGCAGAGCATCATGTACAG GTACCGGCGCAGGAAGCAGAATTGTCCCAACTGCAACTACTCGTGGTGTGAGAACATTAAGGATAGTGAAATGAAGCTTCGCAAA GTTGACTTCATCTGGATCAACCGTGACCAGAAGTCCTTCGAGTGGTTTGTCAGCCTCCTGACCAAACTGGAGATGGACCAGGCCGATGGGGAGCCCGAAG GTCGCTTCCTGGAGATGCACATGTACATGACGTCAGCCTTGTGCAAGAACGACATGAAGGCCATCGGTCTACAGATGGCGCTGGACCTTCTAGCCAAGAAGGAGAAGAGAGACTCCATCACGGGCCTGAGGACGAGAACGCAGCCCGGGCGACCCGAATGGGCCAAG GTGTTCCAGAAAATTGCCGAGGAGAACAAAGGAAAAGTTCACGTGTTCTACTGCGGTTCTCCAGCGTTGGCCAAAGTCATCAAAGCTCAGTGCGAACACTTTGGCTTCAACTTCTACAAGGAACACTTCTGA
- the nox5 gene encoding NADPH oxidase 5 isoform X3 produces MSADEDARWLEWVTKQFESIAGDDKEIDLDEFKTALKVKESFFAERFFALFDSDGSSSISLDELLEALDLLIHGSETDKLRFLFQVYDVDGEWHHRNQMGQRDRREAVVTSSATFHAGSGSIDPDELRTVLKSCLRESAISLPEEKLDDLTLALFESADKDRSGAITFEELKAELEDFPEVMENLTISAANWLKPPEAEQKKRQTPRYLTWAYWQNNSRKLLFLCGYACLSLALFVGAVLQHRHGSACYMLAKGCGQCLNFNCTFVMVLMLRRCLTWLRATWVVRVLPLDQNILLHQIVGYAIVGYTLVHTTAHIFNFAQLSQHSGFSVWEYLLTTRPGIGWVKGTASVTGVVLQVVICLMGLCSSTFVRRSGHFEVFYWSHLSYVWVWSLLMIHCANFWKWFVVPGLLFLLEKIIGIAVSRMGGLYIVEVNLLPSKVTHLVIKRPQFFQFKPGDYVYINIPVIAKYEWHPFTISSAPEQADSLWLHIRSMGQWTNRLYEYFRQPQTPAPSPRRLAASLRSRQMMKTQEESFSSAHADAAVASNEDNAVELIMYRHNGSRSGAASPAAAISLPLPVPSDDPGPAERGEAPPPREVDQVSAKFGENHRFCNIKCYVDGPYGTPTRQIFTSEHAVLIGAGIGITPFASILQSIMYRYRRRKQNCPNCNYSWCENIKDSEMKLRKVDFIWINRDQKSFEWFVSLLTKLEMDQADGEPEGRFLEMHMYMTSALCKNDMKAIGLQMALDLLAKKEKRDSITGLRTRTQPGRPEWAKVFQKIAEENKGKVHVFYCGSPALAKVIKAQCEHFGFNFYKEHF; encoded by the exons ATGAGCGCGGACGAGGATGCACGTTGGCTGGAGTGGGTGACCAAGCAGTTTGAGAGCATCGCCGGGGACGACAAGGAGATCGACCTGGATGAGTTCAAGACGGCTCTCAAAGTCAAAGAG TCTTTCTTCGCCGAGCGCTTCTTTGCGCTCTTCGACTCGGACGGGAGCAGTTCCATCAgcctggatgagcttctggagGCGCTGGACCTTCTCATCCACGGTAGCGAGACGGACAAGCTTAGGTTCCTCTTCCAGGTCTACGATGTGGATGGTGAGTGGCACCACCGAAACCAAATGGGCCAACGAGATCGACGTGAAGCCGTTGTTACGTCATCTGCGACCTTCCACGCAGGGAGCGGTTCTATCGATCCGGACGAACTGCGCACGGTTCTGAAGTCGTGCCTGCGCGAGAGCGCCATCTCTCTGCCGGAGGAGAAACTGGATGACCTGACGCTGGCACTGTTTGAGTCGGCCGACAAAGACCGCAGCGGCGCCATCACCTTTGAGGAGCTCAAAGCAGAACTGGAAGACTTCCCAGAGGTGATGGAGAACCTGACCATCAG CGCGGCAAACTGGCTCAAACCTCCGGAAGCGGAGCAGAAGAAGCGTCAGACCCCTCGCTACCTGACGTGGGCATATTGGCAAAACAACAGTCGCAAGCTCCTGTTCCTGTGCGGCTACGCTTGCCTCAGCCTGGCGCTCTTCGTCGGCGCCGTCCTGCAGCATCGCCACGGGAGCGCCTGCTACATGCTGGCCAAAGGATGCGGACAGTGCCTCAACTTCAACTGCACCTTTGTCATG GTCTTGATGCTGCGCCGCTGTCTCACGTGGTTGCGGGCCACCTGGGTGGTCCGGGTTCTGCCGTTGGACCAGAACATTCTCTTGCATCAGATTGTGGGTTACGCCATCGTCGGATACACGCTCGTGCACACCACCGCCCACATCTTCAACTTTG CTCAGCTCTCCCAGCATAGCGGATTCAGCGTGTGGGAGTACCTGCTGACCACGCGGCCCGGCATCGGCTGGGTGAAGGGCACGGCCTCTGTGACGGGCGTCGTCCTTCAGGTGGTCATCTGCCTCATGGGGCTCTGCTCCAGCACCTTCGTTCGACGCAGTGGACATTTTGAA GTGTTCTACTGGTCTCACTTGTCCTACGTGTGGGTGTGGTCACTGCTTATGATCCATTGCGCCAACTTCTGGAAGTGGTTTGTCGTTCCGGGTCTGCTCTTCCTGCTGGAGAAGATCATCGGAATCGCCGTGTCCCGTATGGGAGGTCTGTACATCGTGGAGGTCAACCTGCTGCCGTCCAAG GTGACTCATCTGGTCATCAAGCGTCCACAGTTCTTCCAATTCAAGCCGGGAGATTACGTGTACATCAACATTCCGGTCATCGCCAAGTACGAGTGGCACCCGTTCACCATCAGCAGCGCTCCGGAGCAAGCTG acagTCTGTGGCTGCACATCCGCTCCATGGGCCAGTGGACCAATCGTCTGTACGAGTATTTCCGCCAGCCGCAGACTCCGGCGCCGAGTCCCAGGAGGCTGGCGGCGAGCCTGCGGAGCAGACAGATGATGAAGACTCAG GAAGAGTCGTTCAGCTCGGCACACGCCGACGCTGCGGTGGCGTCCAACGAGGACAATGCAGTGGAGCTGATCATGTACCGTCACAACGGCTCCCGGAGCGGCGCCGCCtcccccgccgccgccatctcGCTGCCTCTTCCCGTCCCTTCGGACGATCCGGGCCCAGCGGAGAGAGGCGAGGCCCCGCCCCCGAGAGAGGTGGATCAA GTTTCTGCCAAGTTTGGCGAGAATCACCGCTTCTGCAACATCAAG TGCTACGTGGACGGACCCTACGGCACGCCCACCAGACAGATCTTTACGTCCGAGCACGCTGTTCTGATCGGGGCGGGCATCGGCATCACGCCTTTCGCCTCCATCCTGCAGAGCATCATGTACAG GTACCGGCGCAGGAAGCAGAATTGTCCCAACTGCAACTACTCGTGGTGTGAGAACATTAAGGATAGTGAAATGAAGCTTCGCAAA GTTGACTTCATCTGGATCAACCGTGACCAGAAGTCCTTCGAGTGGTTTGTCAGCCTCCTGACCAAACTGGAGATGGACCAGGCCGATGGGGAGCCCGAAG GTCGCTTCCTGGAGATGCACATGTACATGACGTCAGCCTTGTGCAAGAACGACATGAAGGCCATCGGTCTACAGATGGCGCTGGACCTTCTAGCCAAGAAGGAGAAGAGAGACTCCATCACGGGCCTGAGGACGAGAACGCAGCCCGGGCGACCCGAATGGGCCAAG GTGTTCCAGAAAATTGCCGAGGAGAACAAAGGAAAAGTTCACGTGTTCTACTGCGGTTCTCCAGCGTTGGCCAAAGTCATCAAAGCTCAGTGCGAACACTTTGGCTTCAACTTCTACAAGGAACACTTCTGA
- the nox5 gene encoding NADPH oxidase 5 isoform X6 produces the protein MSADEDARWLEWVTKQFESIAGDDKEIDLDEFKTALKVKESFFAERFFALFDSDGSSSISLDELLEALDLLIHGSETDKLRFLFQVYDVDGSGSIDPDELRTVLKSCLRESAISLPEEKLDDLTLALFESADKDRSGAITFEELKAELEDFPEVMENLTISAANWLKPPEAEQKKRQTPRYLTWAYWQNNSRKLLFLCGYACLSLALFVGAVLQHRHGSACYMLAKGCGQCLNFNCTFVMVLMLRRCLTWLRATWVVRVLPLDQNILLHQIVGYAIVGYTLVHTTAHIFNFAQLSQHSGFSVWEYLLTTRPGIGWVKGTASVTGVVLQVVICLMGLCSSTFVRRSGHFEVFYWSHLSYVWVWSLLMIHCANFWKWFVVPGLLFLLEKIIGIAVSRMGGLYIVEVNLLPSKVTHLVIKRPQFFQFKPGDYVYINIPVIAKYEWHPFTISSAPEQADSLWLHIRSMGQWTNRLYEYFRQPQTPAPSPRRLAASLRSRQMMKTQEESFSSAHADAAVASNEDNAVELIMYRHNGSRSGAASPAAAISLPLPVPSDDPGPAERGEAPPPREVSAKFGENHRFCNIKCYVDGPYGTPTRQIFTSEHAVLIGAGIGITPFASILQSIMYRYRRRKQNCPNCNYSWCENIKDSEMKLRKVDFIWINRDQKSFEWFVSLLTKLEMDQADGEPEGRFLEMHMYMTSALCKNDMKAIGLQMALDLLAKKEKRDSITGLRTRTQPGRPEWAKVFQKIAEENKGKVHVFYCGSPALAKVIKAQCEHFGFNFYKEHF, from the exons ATGAGCGCGGACGAGGATGCACGTTGGCTGGAGTGGGTGACCAAGCAGTTTGAGAGCATCGCCGGGGACGACAAGGAGATCGACCTGGATGAGTTCAAGACGGCTCTCAAAGTCAAAGAG TCTTTCTTCGCCGAGCGCTTCTTTGCGCTCTTCGACTCGGACGGGAGCAGTTCCATCAgcctggatgagcttctggagGCGCTGGACCTTCTCATCCACGGTAGCGAGACGGACAAGCTTAGGTTCCTCTTCCAGGTCTACGATGTGGATG GGAGCGGTTCTATCGATCCGGACGAACTGCGCACGGTTCTGAAGTCGTGCCTGCGCGAGAGCGCCATCTCTCTGCCGGAGGAGAAACTGGATGACCTGACGCTGGCACTGTTTGAGTCGGCCGACAAAGACCGCAGCGGCGCCATCACCTTTGAGGAGCTCAAAGCAGAACTGGAAGACTTCCCAGAGGTGATGGAGAACCTGACCATCAG CGCGGCAAACTGGCTCAAACCTCCGGAAGCGGAGCAGAAGAAGCGTCAGACCCCTCGCTACCTGACGTGGGCATATTGGCAAAACAACAGTCGCAAGCTCCTGTTCCTGTGCGGCTACGCTTGCCTCAGCCTGGCGCTCTTCGTCGGCGCCGTCCTGCAGCATCGCCACGGGAGCGCCTGCTACATGCTGGCCAAAGGATGCGGACAGTGCCTCAACTTCAACTGCACCTTTGTCATG GTCTTGATGCTGCGCCGCTGTCTCACGTGGTTGCGGGCCACCTGGGTGGTCCGGGTTCTGCCGTTGGACCAGAACATTCTCTTGCATCAGATTGTGGGTTACGCCATCGTCGGATACACGCTCGTGCACACCACCGCCCACATCTTCAACTTTG CTCAGCTCTCCCAGCATAGCGGATTCAGCGTGTGGGAGTACCTGCTGACCACGCGGCCCGGCATCGGCTGGGTGAAGGGCACGGCCTCTGTGACGGGCGTCGTCCTTCAGGTGGTCATCTGCCTCATGGGGCTCTGCTCCAGCACCTTCGTTCGACGCAGTGGACATTTTGAA GTGTTCTACTGGTCTCACTTGTCCTACGTGTGGGTGTGGTCACTGCTTATGATCCATTGCGCCAACTTCTGGAAGTGGTTTGTCGTTCCGGGTCTGCTCTTCCTGCTGGAGAAGATCATCGGAATCGCCGTGTCCCGTATGGGAGGTCTGTACATCGTGGAGGTCAACCTGCTGCCGTCCAAG GTGACTCATCTGGTCATCAAGCGTCCACAGTTCTTCCAATTCAAGCCGGGAGATTACGTGTACATCAACATTCCGGTCATCGCCAAGTACGAGTGGCACCCGTTCACCATCAGCAGCGCTCCGGAGCAAGCTG acagTCTGTGGCTGCACATCCGCTCCATGGGCCAGTGGACCAATCGTCTGTACGAGTATTTCCGCCAGCCGCAGACTCCGGCGCCGAGTCCCAGGAGGCTGGCGGCGAGCCTGCGGAGCAGACAGATGATGAAGACTCAG GAAGAGTCGTTCAGCTCGGCACACGCCGACGCTGCGGTGGCGTCCAACGAGGACAATGCAGTGGAGCTGATCATGTACCGTCACAACGGCTCCCGGAGCGGCGCCGCCtcccccgccgccgccatctcGCTGCCTCTTCCCGTCCCTTCGGACGATCCGGGCCCAGCGGAGAGAGGCGAGGCCCCGCCCCCGAGAGAG GTTTCTGCCAAGTTTGGCGAGAATCACCGCTTCTGCAACATCAAG TGCTACGTGGACGGACCCTACGGCACGCCCACCAGACAGATCTTTACGTCCGAGCACGCTGTTCTGATCGGGGCGGGCATCGGCATCACGCCTTTCGCCTCCATCCTGCAGAGCATCATGTACAG GTACCGGCGCAGGAAGCAGAATTGTCCCAACTGCAACTACTCGTGGTGTGAGAACATTAAGGATAGTGAAATGAAGCTTCGCAAA GTTGACTTCATCTGGATCAACCGTGACCAGAAGTCCTTCGAGTGGTTTGTCAGCCTCCTGACCAAACTGGAGATGGACCAGGCCGATGGGGAGCCCGAAG GTCGCTTCCTGGAGATGCACATGTACATGACGTCAGCCTTGTGCAAGAACGACATGAAGGCCATCGGTCTACAGATGGCGCTGGACCTTCTAGCCAAGAAGGAGAAGAGAGACTCCATCACGGGCCTGAGGACGAGAACGCAGCCCGGGCGACCCGAATGGGCCAAG GTGTTCCAGAAAATTGCCGAGGAGAACAAAGGAAAAGTTCACGTGTTCTACTGCGGTTCTCCAGCGTTGGCCAAAGTCATCAAAGCTCAGTGCGAACACTTTGGCTTCAACTTCTACAAGGAACACTTCTGA
- the nox5 gene encoding NADPH oxidase 5 isoform X2, protein MSADEDARWLEWVTKQFESIAGDDKEIDLDEFKTALKVKESFFAERFFALFDSDGSSSISLDELLEALDLLIHGSETDKLRFLFQVYDVDGEWHHRNQMGQRDRREAVVTSSATFHAGSGSIDPDELRTVLKSCLRESAISLPEEKLDDLTLALFESADKDRSGAITFEELKAELEDFPEVMENLTISAANWLKPPEAEQKKRQTPRYLTWAYWQNNSRKLLFLCGYACLSLALFVGAVLQHRHGSACYMLAKGCGQCLNFNCTFVMVLMLRRCLTWLRATWVVRVLPLDQNILLHQIVGYAIVGYTLVHTTAHIFNFGKALANTQPPSGPTPPVCLLAQLSQHSGFSVWEYLLTTRPGIGWVKGTASVTGVVLQVVICLMGLCSSTFVRRSGHFEVFYWSHLSYVWVWSLLMIHCANFWKWFVVPGLLFLLEKIIGIAVSRMGGLYIVEVNLLPSKVTHLVIKRPQFFQFKPGDYVYINIPVIAKYEWHPFTISSAPEQADSLWLHIRSMGQWTNRLYEYFRQPQTPAPSPRRLAASLRSRQMMKTQEESFSSAHADAAVASNEDNAVELIMYRHNGSRSGAASPAAAISLPLPVPSDDPGPAERGEAPPPREVSAKFGENHRFCNIKCYVDGPYGTPTRQIFTSEHAVLIGAGIGITPFASILQSIMYRYRRRKQNCPNCNYSWCENIKDSEMKLRKVDFIWINRDQKSFEWFVSLLTKLEMDQADGEPEGRFLEMHMYMTSALCKNDMKAIGLQMALDLLAKKEKRDSITGLRTRTQPGRPEWAKVFQKIAEENKGKVHVFYCGSPALAKVIKAQCEHFGFNFYKEHF, encoded by the exons ATGAGCGCGGACGAGGATGCACGTTGGCTGGAGTGGGTGACCAAGCAGTTTGAGAGCATCGCCGGGGACGACAAGGAGATCGACCTGGATGAGTTCAAGACGGCTCTCAAAGTCAAAGAG TCTTTCTTCGCCGAGCGCTTCTTTGCGCTCTTCGACTCGGACGGGAGCAGTTCCATCAgcctggatgagcttctggagGCGCTGGACCTTCTCATCCACGGTAGCGAGACGGACAAGCTTAGGTTCCTCTTCCAGGTCTACGATGTGGATGGTGAGTGGCACCACCGAAACCAAATGGGCCAACGAGATCGACGTGAAGCCGTTGTTACGTCATCTGCGACCTTCCACGCAGGGAGCGGTTCTATCGATCCGGACGAACTGCGCACGGTTCTGAAGTCGTGCCTGCGCGAGAGCGCCATCTCTCTGCCGGAGGAGAAACTGGATGACCTGACGCTGGCACTGTTTGAGTCGGCCGACAAAGACCGCAGCGGCGCCATCACCTTTGAGGAGCTCAAAGCAGAACTGGAAGACTTCCCAGAGGTGATGGAGAACCTGACCATCAG CGCGGCAAACTGGCTCAAACCTCCGGAAGCGGAGCAGAAGAAGCGTCAGACCCCTCGCTACCTGACGTGGGCATATTGGCAAAACAACAGTCGCAAGCTCCTGTTCCTGTGCGGCTACGCTTGCCTCAGCCTGGCGCTCTTCGTCGGCGCCGTCCTGCAGCATCGCCACGGGAGCGCCTGCTACATGCTGGCCAAAGGATGCGGACAGTGCCTCAACTTCAACTGCACCTTTGTCATG GTCTTGATGCTGCGCCGCTGTCTCACGTGGTTGCGGGCCACCTGGGTGGTCCGGGTTCTGCCGTTGGACCAGAACATTCTCTTGCATCAGATTGTGGGTTACGCCATCGTCGGATACACGCTCGTGCACACCACCGCCCACATCTTCAACTTTGGTAAGGCGCTTGCCAATACTCAACCTCCAAGCGGTCCGACGCCACCTGTGTGTCTTTTAGCTCAGCTCTCCCAGCATAGCGGATTCAGCGTGTGGGAGTACCTGCTGACCACGCGGCCCGGCATCGGCTGGGTGAAGGGCACGGCCTCTGTGACGGGCGTCGTCCTTCAGGTGGTCATCTGCCTCATGGGGCTCTGCTCCAGCACCTTCGTTCGACGCAGTGGACATTTTGAA GTGTTCTACTGGTCTCACTTGTCCTACGTGTGGGTGTGGTCACTGCTTATGATCCATTGCGCCAACTTCTGGAAGTGGTTTGTCGTTCCGGGTCTGCTCTTCCTGCTGGAGAAGATCATCGGAATCGCCGTGTCCCGTATGGGAGGTCTGTACATCGTGGAGGTCAACCTGCTGCCGTCCAAG GTGACTCATCTGGTCATCAAGCGTCCACAGTTCTTCCAATTCAAGCCGGGAGATTACGTGTACATCAACATTCCGGTCATCGCCAAGTACGAGTGGCACCCGTTCACCATCAGCAGCGCTCCGGAGCAAGCTG acagTCTGTGGCTGCACATCCGCTCCATGGGCCAGTGGACCAATCGTCTGTACGAGTATTTCCGCCAGCCGCAGACTCCGGCGCCGAGTCCCAGGAGGCTGGCGGCGAGCCTGCGGAGCAGACAGATGATGAAGACTCAG GAAGAGTCGTTCAGCTCGGCACACGCCGACGCTGCGGTGGCGTCCAACGAGGACAATGCAGTGGAGCTGATCATGTACCGTCACAACGGCTCCCGGAGCGGCGCCGCCtcccccgccgccgccatctcGCTGCCTCTTCCCGTCCCTTCGGACGATCCGGGCCCAGCGGAGAGAGGCGAGGCCCCGCCCCCGAGAGAG GTTTCTGCCAAGTTTGGCGAGAATCACCGCTTCTGCAACATCAAG TGCTACGTGGACGGACCCTACGGCACGCCCACCAGACAGATCTTTACGTCCGAGCACGCTGTTCTGATCGGGGCGGGCATCGGCATCACGCCTTTCGCCTCCATCCTGCAGAGCATCATGTACAG GTACCGGCGCAGGAAGCAGAATTGTCCCAACTGCAACTACTCGTGGTGTGAGAACATTAAGGATAGTGAAATGAAGCTTCGCAAA GTTGACTTCATCTGGATCAACCGTGACCAGAAGTCCTTCGAGTGGTTTGTCAGCCTCCTGACCAAACTGGAGATGGACCAGGCCGATGGGGAGCCCGAAG GTCGCTTCCTGGAGATGCACATGTACATGACGTCAGCCTTGTGCAAGAACGACATGAAGGCCATCGGTCTACAGATGGCGCTGGACCTTCTAGCCAAGAAGGAGAAGAGAGACTCCATCACGGGCCTGAGGACGAGAACGCAGCCCGGGCGACCCGAATGGGCCAAG GTGTTCCAGAAAATTGCCGAGGAGAACAAAGGAAAAGTTCACGTGTTCTACTGCGGTTCTCCAGCGTTGGCCAAAGTCATCAAAGCTCAGTGCGAACACTTTGGCTTCAACTTCTACAAGGAACACTTCTGA